In one window of Falco cherrug isolate bFalChe1 chromosome 12, bFalChe1.pri, whole genome shotgun sequence DNA:
- the BTBD19 gene encoding LOW QUALITY PROTEIN: BTB/POZ domain-containing protein 19 (The sequence of the model RefSeq protein was modified relative to this genomic sequence to represent the inferred CDS: deleted 2 bases in 1 codon), which translates to MGHVVQRGSLLPAASPGRPASCLPPACLPPACAAFLPPSPRQPMAGLCSAQLQGEAAAFTAALRTLVNNPQFSDVTFVVGQEQQKVFAHRCVLACRCQAFQGMLSQGPVDSEESPSNIPPQGPFILGNVQPEVFLAVIEFLYTNSVTLNSCIALEVLTSSVEYGLQDLCKLCVKFIKDTLSVEQVCEALQAAVTYGQADLQQHCLAFIEGCTVEVVRTQGFHELSDVVLAQVLRSDRLAVDELDLVQAVREWAHVSSAVLERPVPEVAALPVRELRLPLLAPSELVTLESHNQRDLLIPVESIAAAWRSHALRKGSGVPSRLCRPRRGTRPRDHHRHLGPHAK; encoded by the exons ATGGGCCATGTCGTACAGCGCGGCAGCCtcctcccagcagcctccccaggccggcctgcctcctgcctgcctccgGCCTGCCTCCCGCCTGCCTGCGCCGCCTTC CTGCCGCCCTCCCCAAGGCAGCCCATGGCCGGACTCTGCTCGGCGCAGCTGCAGGGCGAAGCGGCAGCCTTCACCGCCGCCCTCCGCACTCTGGTCAACAACCCCCAGTTCAG CGATGTAACGTTCGTGGTGGgtcaggagcagcagaaggtgTTTGCACACCGCTGTGTGCTGGCGTGCCGCTGCCAGGCTTTCCAGGGGATGCTCAGCCAGGGGCCGGTGGACAGTGAGGAGTCCCCCAGCAACATCCCACCCCAGGGCCCCTTCATCCTGGGAAATGTGCAGCCTGAGGTCTTCCTGGCCGTCATCGAGTTCCTCTACACTAACAGCGTCACTCTCAACAGCTGCATT GCGCTGGAGGTGCTGACCTCGTCGGTGGAGTATGGCCTGCAGGACCTGTGCAAG CTCTGCGTCAAGTTCATCAAGGACACGCTGAGTGTGGAGCAGGTCTGTGAGGCCCTGCAG gctgcagtgacCTACGGGCAGGCAgacctccagcagcactgcctggccTTCATCGAGGGTTGCACTGTG GAGGTGGTGCGAACACAGGGTTTCCACGAGCTGTCCGACGTGGTGCTGGCGCAGGTGCTGCGCAGCGACCGCTTGGCTGTGGATGAACTGGACCTGGTGCAGGCTGTGCGGGAGTGGGCACACGTCAGCTCG GCCGTCCTAGAGCGCCCGGTGCCCGAGGTGGCTGCCCTGCCCGTGCGGGAGCTGCGCCTGCCCTTGCTGGCACCCAGCGAGCTGGTGACACTGGAGAGCCACAACCAGCGGGATCTGCTCATCCCG GTGGAGAGCATCGCGGCGGCCTGGCGGTCCCACGCGCTGCGGAAGGGCAGCGGGGTGCCCTCGCGCCTCTGCCGGCCCCGCCGTGGCACGCGGCCCCGCGACCACCACCGGCACCTGGGCCCACACGCCAAGTAG